A window of Saccopteryx leptura isolate mSacLep1 chromosome 5, mSacLep1_pri_phased_curated, whole genome shotgun sequence contains these coding sequences:
- the LOC136405943 gene encoding NTF2-related export protein 2-like: MAVDFKTYVDQACKAVEEFVSIYYETMDKRRWPLTRLYLEKAILIWNGNLITGLEALANFFDVLPSSEFQVNMLDCQPVHEQATQAQTTVLVVTSGTVKFDGNKQHFSNQNFQLTAQTTTNNPVEDCKRLLPFSGLG; encoded by the coding sequence ATGGCTGTGGACTTTAAAACTTACGTAGATCAGGCATGTAAAGCTGTTGAGGAATTTGTCAGTATTTACTATGAGACGATGGACAAAAGAAGATGGCCACTGACCAGGCTGTATCTGGAAAAGGCCATTTTAATATGGAATGGAAATCTTATTACAGGGCTGGAAGCCCTAGCtaatttttttgatgtgttgccTTCTAGTGAATTCCAGGTTAATATGTTAGATTGCCAACCAGTTCATGAGCAAGCTACTCAGGCCCAGACTACAGTTCTTGTTGTGACCAGTGGAACTGTGAAGTTTGATGGAAACAAACAGCACTTCTCCAATCAGAACTTCCAGCTGACTGCTCAGACTACTACTAACAACCCTGTGGAAGACTGCAAGCGACTGCTTCCGTTTTCAGGATTGGGCTGA